The Vibrio penaeicida sequence TGGTAAATCTGGCTCACTTTTCTCAGATTTTTAATTCATGCCCAACTTCTTCCACAGATACAACTAAGTTAAAGCTCAGTATTTTCCTCGAAATTCTCAATAAAAGAACAGACTTTTATAAACCAGTGCTAAAAAGCTGTTGTTCACCTGTATCAGTTCAAAAAATTGACCTTTCAGAATCCTCAGTTCTGTAATTTGTCATTATTTCTGCAATATTATCGACTAAAGTTAAGCCCTATCCTCAGGAAGAGGATGTCTCCAGCACGTAATTGCTCATTTTGTTTGTATCATTTTTAAGAACGATATATCTTACTGATGATCTAGTAAGCTATTCTTGAGCTAATAGAGTAATTTTTTATGACTTTCTAGATAATTCAATATTATTATAACTATCAATAAAATTGAGCAACCTAACGTAGTACAATAAATGTCAATACAGTTGTGTTGTTTTTCTAAGCGAATTATGGAACGAGGAAAGCACTTATTACGTGCTATTGCATTTCAATGACAAATATAAAACCAAGGATGTTAGCGTACTTTTTAAGCATCTTCGCAATAGCTATGTTGCAATTATTACTTTCAGCTGGTGCATCCGCATCAGTATTCCCTATCGAAGTTACTGGGGAAGAAAATGGTAAACGTCTTACCGGGCGATACCTTCTTTGGCACGATCCATCGGGCAAAGCGGACATCAAAGACGCTATTCAATCTTTTGAGAATTAAGAGTTCAAGCCTCTCAGCACTAAGGGGTCTACTGGTTTGCAGCCAGGAGCCTTTTGGAGTATTTTCGCGCTGACCAATACAAGTGATGAAAAAATCACTGTCAATTTAGAATATATTGACCACCAACTCATCTACTTAGAAGCTTACCAACGCTCCGTTTCCAGCAATCATTACTCTATGATTGCAGACCAATTTTTAGGTAATTCATTCTCTGAAAGATTAGTTCCCCACCTGAGGTTTGTCGTTCCTGTTACTTTGGAGCCTAACCAAACATATCAATATATGTTCCGTTACGGATCTGATGGTCAAGGGTATGTTTTCCCAGACATGCGCATCTGGTCTTCAGATAACCTAAACTATAGCCAAGCAGTTGAAATTGCACTTATTTCCGTTGGTATTGGTAGCCTACTTCTTATGGCATTAACGTCATTTGTTGTTGGTGGCGCCTCTGGCGACAGAGTTTATATGGCGTATGGTATTTATGCCATCGCCAAAATATTAACTTGGCCAACCATTTTGGGCTTCACCCACATGTTCATCTTGCAAGACAATTTTCATTGGAGCTTGATGTCGTTAGGTGGCGCAATTTCAATCATGACCGGTATTATCTTTGTCCGTTCAATGCTTCAAACGAAAGAAAAAACCCCAAAGCTGGATTGGGTGCTTCGTTTTATGATTTTGAACGCTTTCCTACTGGCTTTAGCAGCACTGTTTAGGGAAACAACCTACTCCGTAGTCCTTATTACTATCGCATTACTGCTCTACCCTTTTATGGCTGTTGCCGGCATTATTCGCTGGATCCAAGGTTCTCTAGTCTCTGCCATCTACACCGTTGCATGGGGTATTTTAGTTGCAGGGCTTTTTGCGCAAGCGATGAGGGATTTAGGTTACGTAGAGCATAACTTCGCGACATATTATTGGCCAGTGATTGCCTCTTTCAGTGAGATGGGAGTAATCCTAATTGCGATGGGTATTCGCTTACTACAACTCCGCAAACGAAAAGACAACGCTGAAACCTTATATCGTCGTCAGTTGGAACGAGCTAAATATGAGCTTGAAATGCTGGTCTCTGAACGCACACAAGCATTGGAGCAAGAAAAGCAAAGAGCGGAAATTGAAGCTAGAACCGATCCTCTTACTGGTATTAGTAACCGTCGTAGCTTTATGAAACTTGCAGAAGAGTCATTTGACCGAAGCATGTTAGAAACGAAACCTTTGGCAGTCATTATGTTTGATTTGGACCACTTCAAAGAAATCAATGATCGCTTTGGTCACTCGACAGGTGATAAAGCGCTCAAGCTTTTTGCCAGCACAATTTCAGGCAATATTCCCGACAACGCCATTTTTGGCCGATTGGGTGGCGAAGAATTTTGCATGGTATTCCATGGCGATCAAATGATGGCGATGGACATTTCAGAGTTTCTGCGTAGTACGATTGAAAACATATCCATAGACAACGGTGAAAGACAAGTTCGCTTTACCACCAGCGTCGGTATTTCTGTTTTGGATAACGAGAAACACATCGATCAACTGATTACAAATGCAGATAAGGCGTTGTACAGGGCGAAATACTCAGGAAGGAATAAGGTCGTCGTTGATTAGAGTCTGTTAATCTAACCTTACTCAGCCATCAAACCTCTACAAATGTCCAAGCCCCTACACATATCAAATGCGTAGGGGCTATTTTTTAACCTTGGATTGAATTACTCATCTCTCTAATAGAAATCTTTATTTCCATCCAGTGGCTTGGCGAGGTAGTCAAAATCTCGCTTCCAAGACCAATCTGGCGTAGACGATATGATTCTTTCCATTTTACATTTCTCGGTTTGATTTTCTTTTAAGCACCACGATGTGGGTTCTGGCACGGTTGCCTTGTTCATCATATGACGGTAATCAGAAACCGCTTTGTAAACCAATCTTCGTGCCTTATTTAAACTTCCAAGGGGCTCCCATTCACCCACGGCTCTCCAAGGATTCATAGAAACGTTTTCGCAAAACTCCGTTTGTTCTGGGCTGTTTATCAACTGAGGCGGAATATAAACCGTCGCGATTGGGATAAAAGGAGATGCCTTCTCAGACCAAATTACCGTCGCATCATCAATCGGCATGTAATGACCAGTCAGCTTTTCTTGCACCATGAATTCAAAGCACGCGTCTCCATTTAAAAGTTGATTCTGGAGTTGAGTGTTTAAATAGTTTTCAGGCGATTTATCCACTTTTGATGGAAACTCCATTCCTTTACACGGTCTAGTAGAAAACTTGATCGCATTACTTCCCAGTTGGTAGGGAAGCATAGAGAAATACTGCGCATCTAACGGGGTGTTAATTACCGTAGTTACGGTTTGAACGGCACGATAAAACTGTTTGGGATGAAACCTAGGAGGGAAGAAACTGATAAACCACTTCGTACGCTCAAACTTCGCTAAAAAAAGCATGTCCTCTGCGTAATCAAAAATATTACGGTTAAAAAATGCAGGAACGTTGGTCATGATAAAATCTTGATTCCCAGAATGCCCCAACTCGGGAGCAATTGGATCCCCTTCAACATTCATGACTTTGATTGCCATGCCTCGAGCATCGCCCTTCTTATCTGCCTGAACGAGCATGTCACCGTTAGAAAAACGGATCCAGCTTGGGTACTCATGCCCTACCTTGCTAAATAAGCTTTGCTGGAATCTTTCTGGAATATCTGGGTTCACAGTAAACGTGGCTCGCACACACCCCGTCGCTTTCGCGTGAGCATCTCGCCTGTACGGCCTTCCGTTGTACTCTTCAGCACGGCGTGAAATCTCGCGCGCACTGATGATGGAGGATTGCACCGCATCGAATTCAGGTTGCGACATTCCCATTTCAGCCGACACTTCATCCATCGAAAAAGAGGAATAAGAGACCAAAGCCGCCGCCACACCTAAGTAAATTGACGTTAATTTAACCATTTAGTGCACCTCCAAAGGATGGCTTTTAGCTGACTCGAATCGCGCTTCACAGGCTCTTTGTTCAGACTCGAAATAAGGCGCTTCTACATACTGATTCCAATTTTGAGGATCGCCCCCTAACGCCAGATCATAATCTGGATTTCCCAGCACCTTTAAGTACTCAATCAGTTCCATTCTTTCTTTAACACTCAGCAATGTGCCTATCCGACCAGTGACGTCTGCATCGGTAAACAAGTGCCCCTTATTGCCATTACCATCGATTTTTGTGTCGTGTAAGAAGGCGCCTTGTTTGATATCTGTCACGTAACCTAAATGAATAGGATCGTACTCTCGGTTTCCAACATAGAAAGCTTGAGGTCGTTCACTTTGCGGAGAAAGTAAGTGATAAATAGACGGTACAGAACCATTATGTAGGAACGGAGGCGTTGCCCAAACACCATGAAGCGGTCTCGATTTATAGGCTCGCTTGTTCGCTATTCGGAAAGGGATGTTTAAGCCGTCGTACTCAGGAATCAGAGACTTATCAATATGGTCGTCTTGGTACAGTTTCGGAATCAATCGATTCAGTAAAATCTGCAAGCCATCTCCCGCATTGACTGGGGCAGAGTCAGGAATAATCTTACTCGCATCGTATTTGTGATCCATGTAGTTATTCGCTGCTGTTGCATCTGTCCCGATGATTTTGGTGTCAATCCACGGTAACGCCCACACCACCTCACGCCAGTCCTGACGGATCGCTCTGCCCGCTTCATAGGTAATATCGCCATCCATATCCCATTGCCAGTTCACATCATTTTGGTGAGCTGGATTCGCGCCTTCATGAGATGCTACCGGCCACTGATACGATTCTGAACGGTGAGGACCATGGCAAAACTCACAGCGCTCACTAAACAAATTCTTTCCTTGTGTCGCCATAGCAATATCGATATCGCCGAGGATCTCTTCAGGCCACCTAGGCGGTTCCAACGTCCTTAATTTGCCTTCAATACAATGCATTCCCGGCAAATCAATGACCGTTTCGCCAAACTCGTCCGATGTAAGGAGTTCACCATTGTCATTCACCAATTTGATTGGCGCTAAAACCCCCAAACTCTCACCGATATTTCGAGCCATCGGCTGGTTGGTAAAGCCCGTGTATTGCACCCAATCAAAACGCCACATATCCCAGAGGAAAGGGTAACTTACGGGGGCATCTGCGATTCGTAGGTTGCTGGGTTCATCGATATCGTAGCCAAACACAACATTTCCGATTCGACCTACCGCGTCTGTTCTTCCTCGCCCTTCTTCAACGGGATAGAACTTAGGGTTACCGGCTGTTTTAGCAAAACCATATCCTTTTACAAGAAAGGCTTTTAGATCCTTTCTTAGCTTCATACGCTTATCCATATCTTCCCCGACAACGCGGTCGGCAAAGCGGTTAAACTTAAAAGGATCAGCATAAGTAAGAAAAGCAGAAGCGCCCAAAGACAAGATAAACTCGCCCTGTTTTACATTTGAAATGCTGTGAAGTGCTTGTCCACCATCGACACGAAGCGCCTTTCCTTGGTAATGCAACTCACCGGTGTGGCAAGCCGCACACGTAATGTCCAGTTTTTCACGCTGCGTTTTTGGATCGATGTGCCGCCCGAAACCGATGGGTAAATTTCCGGGGTTCATGACACTAGGCTGCTGACCAGGGTCCACGATAAACCCCCAGCCTCTCATGTTATCGGTACTTGCTAGCATCCCTCTCGATAAAGGCATTTCTAGGTTCACTAACCAACTGTATTCTAAGCCAAGAAGTTCTGTTCCTTGAGGGGTAAAATAATAGGTTTCTCTATCATTTTCAGTCCACCCTTTGTTCAAATAATGAACTTCATTCACGGTCTCCACCGTCAAGTTAGGTGCTAAATACGCTTTAACCTGAAAATAGATAACAGCCAAAACGAAGATTGAAAATATCGAAACTCTAACCCATTTAGGGCCAATGGAAAGCCAGAGGTTCCATAACGCCTTTATAACCCCCAGCCCCCATTTGTATACTTTTAGTAAGAGCTTTAACACAACTCGGAACATCGCCTTTAGTGCTGTTAGTAGCGCTTTAAAAAGCCATTTAAACGGCAGAATAAGCCACTGAACTGTTTTTTCTAATTGCACATTGTTTTCCTGACATTGATAAATTGTCTGAAATAACAATGTTAATAAACATTAACAAAACACGCAGTAATTTAGCGCCAAAAGGAGATCTCACTATCGCTTTATGCCTTTTAATGCCTAGTATTTACACATTTAGCTCAACCCTTTACCTCCCTAGCCAATCAATCCCAAAACACCCACTGGTAAAAGAAGAATCCATTGAGGAAGAGAAAATAGAAGGTTAGGCAAATGTAAACGCCACGCCACCCAGAGAAAAAGAAGCGCAAACAGAATGTATTGAACGGAAATAAACATAACACCAATATCCATGTTGGGCTTGTACGCCGAGAAAATTAACCAGACACCGGATGAAAAGAGCACAATCGTCACCATGTGCCAACACGCATACATTGTACTTTTAACACTGGTTTTCATGTCTGTAAGTAGAAATGGACGCACTGGATCGTAATGCCCTGCTATTAAATGTACGAAAGCGCAAAAAATAGCCATGACTCCCGCCCCTAACCACCAGTAATTTGCAATATTCATTTTCTTTCCCTTCTAAAGACTAAACCGAACGTTTGCTTGTGCCACTTGGCAAATTTGTAGGTAGCCATACAAAACTCGCTCATAAAACAGCACGTCCGCCCTAGGGTTAAACGGCATTTTTTCATTGTGATGCGCCTTGTATGCGATCTCGAAACCTTGCTCCATATAATGTTCATGTTCAGCAAAATCGAACCCTTGCTCCGAGAAAATTTTAGATTTCCAGTTAACAAAATCTGGGAATAACGCATTAAACGCATCCAGTTCTGTTGGGCATGCATGCTGAACATAAAAGTGAGCGCCAAGCGTTTTCACCATGGCGATGTCTTTATCACGGTAAGCTTTGAGTAACCGAAGAAAGTTATCCGCCACTTCCCTTTCTATT is a genomic window containing:
- a CDS encoding catalase family protein, with the translated sequence MVKLTSIYLGVAAALVSYSSFSMDEVSAEMGMSQPEFDAVQSSIISAREISRRAEEYNGRPYRRDAHAKATGCVRATFTVNPDIPERFQQSLFSKVGHEYPSWIRFSNGDMLVQADKKGDARGMAIKVMNVEGDPIAPELGHSGNQDFIMTNVPAFFNRNIFDYAEDMLFLAKFERTKWFISFFPPRFHPKQFYRAVQTVTTVINTPLDAQYFSMLPYQLGSNAIKFSTRPCKGMEFPSKVDKSPENYLNTQLQNQLLNGDACFEFMVQEKLTGHYMPIDDATVIWSEKASPFIPIATVYIPPQLINSPEQTEFCENVSMNPWRAVGEWEPLGSLNKARRLVYKAVSDYRHMMNKATVPEPTSWCLKENQTEKCKMERIISSTPDWSWKRDFDYLAKPLDGNKDFY
- a CDS encoding sensor domain-containing diguanylate cyclase, with product MRIWSSDNLNYSQAVEIALISVGIGSLLLMALTSFVVGGASGDRVYMAYGIYAIAKILTWPTILGFTHMFILQDNFHWSLMSLGGAISIMTGIIFVRSMLQTKEKTPKLDWVLRFMILNAFLLALAALFRETTYSVVLITIALLLYPFMAVAGIIRWIQGSLVSAIYTVAWGILVAGLFAQAMRDLGYVEHNFATYYWPVIASFSEMGVILIAMGIRLLQLRKRKDNAETLYRRQLERAKYELEMLVSERTQALEQEKQRAEIEARTDPLTGISNRRSFMKLAEESFDRSMLETKPLAVIMFDLDHFKEINDRFGHSTGDKALKLFASTISGNIPDNAIFGRLGGEEFCMVFHGDQMMAMDISEFLRSTIENISIDNGERQVRFTTSVGISVLDNEKHIDQLITNADKALYRAKYSGRNKVVVD
- a CDS encoding di-heme-cytochrome C peroxidase, which translates into the protein MQLEKTVQWLILPFKWLFKALLTALKAMFRVVLKLLLKVYKWGLGVIKALWNLWLSIGPKWVRVSIFSIFVLAVIYFQVKAYLAPNLTVETVNEVHYLNKGWTENDRETYYFTPQGTELLGLEYSWLVNLEMPLSRGMLASTDNMRGWGFIVDPGQQPSVMNPGNLPIGFGRHIDPKTQREKLDITCAACHTGELHYQGKALRVDGGQALHSISNVKQGEFILSLGASAFLTYADPFKFNRFADRVVGEDMDKRMKLRKDLKAFLVKGYGFAKTAGNPKFYPVEEGRGRTDAVGRIGNVVFGYDIDEPSNLRIADAPVSYPFLWDMWRFDWVQYTGFTNQPMARNIGESLGVLAPIKLVNDNGELLTSDEFGETVIDLPGMHCIEGKLRTLEPPRWPEEILGDIDIAMATQGKNLFSERCEFCHGPHRSESYQWPVASHEGANPAHQNDVNWQWDMDGDITYEAGRAIRQDWREVVWALPWIDTKIIGTDATAANNYMDHKYDASKIIPDSAPVNAGDGLQILLNRLIPKLYQDDHIDKSLIPEYDGLNIPFRIANKRAYKSRPLHGVWATPPFLHNGSVPSIYHLLSPQSERPQAFYVGNREYDPIHLGYVTDIKQGAFLHDTKIDGNGNKGHLFTDADVTGRIGTLLSVKERMELIEYLKVLGNPDYDLALGGDPQNWNQYVEAPYFESEQRACEARFESAKSHPLEVH